In Crinalium epipsammum PCC 9333, the genomic window TGTCTAAAAACCAATCTACAGTAATCAGCAAGAGAATGTACTGAGTAGGCAAACCAACTGCTGAAAATACTAGCGTCATTGTGACTAATCCGGCTTCGGGAATACCCGCAGCGCCAACAGAAGCAACAATAGATGTTAGAACAACTATTAGTTGTTGTGGTAAGGATAGATTGTAATTAAGTACTTGAGAAATAAATAGGGCAGACATTGCCTCATAAAGGGCAGTGCCGTCGTTATTAAAGTTGCTGCCAACTAGCGCACCTAAAGAAGCAGAGGATTCTCTTAAACCTATTTTTCCAATTAAAGCTTGAAAGGTAATAGGCATTGTTGCGGTAGAAGAAGCAGTAGAAAAAGCTGTGATTAATGGATCGGAACCACCAATGAGAAAGTTTTTTGGAGTTACCCAAGAACCAAAGTGAACACGGGTTAGGTAATAACAAGCTTGTAAGAATAGGGCAACCAGTACAGCTATGATAAAAGCGCCGAGGGATTTAAATGGTTCAAATCCTTGAAGTGCAACTGTTTTAGCGACGATTCCAAATACTGCTAAAGGTACTAGGGCAATTACCCAGTGCAAAATTCGTATAACTGCTTCAAACAAGATGGAAATTACTTGCTCAATTGCTAGGTAATCTGTTTTACCTTCAGCAATTTGCTGTGTTTTCA contains:
- a CDS encoding dicarboxylate/amino acid:cation symporter; translation: MSNPENKNLPLWKRIPLYLQIVIALIFAVILGIVLGAGQPILDKELINHLAIPSTLVLKALRALATPLILLAVLHSFLTANIPGRSGRRLAFLLFTNTIVAILIGLLVANVLRPGTWGRIAPPETTEAVNKTLDPWGLLQDTIPEAILKPLVDNNVIQLIFVALAFGIVFRALKTQQIAEGKTDYLAIEQVISILFEAVIRILHWVIALVPLAVFGIVAKTVALQGFEPFKSLGAFIIAVLVALFLQACYYLTRVHFGSWVTPKNFLIGGSDPLITAFSTASSTATMPITFQALIGKIGLRESSASLGALVGSNFNNDGTALYEAMSALFISQVLNYNLSLPQQLIVVLTSIVASVGAAGIPEAGLVTMTLVFSAVGLPTQYILLLITVDWFLDRCRTAINVMGDMTVSALVDGKQQKAKLEEEFLSIET